The stretch of DNA CACCGCCCGGCGCAACTCGGGGTCGGGGGTGAGGGCCACCAGCAGGTCGTAATCCCCTTCACAGACCTCGAAACCGGCGGCCATCCAATCGGCTTTTAGATGGTCGGCCCCAATGAAACGCACCTTGCCGGAAAGGGGCAGGTGCTGGCCCACGCCGAGTTCGGCCCGGTAGTAGGCCAGGTAGGGGTCGGTGTCTATGCCCATGCTCTCGCCGGTGGAGCGCATCTCGGGCCCCAGCACCGGGATGACCCCAGGGAATTTGAGCCAGGGGATGAGCACTTCCTTGACCGAATAGAAGCCGGGGGTGGGGTCTTGGGTGAAGCCCAGCTCGTCCAGGGTTTTGCCCACGGCGATCAGGGCGGCATACTTGGCCAGTGGGTGTCCGATGGCCTTGGAGACGAAAGGCACCGTGCGTGAGGCGCGGGGGTTGGCTTCCAGGATGTAGACCACGCCATCTTTGAGGGCGTACTGCACATTAATCAGGCCCTTCACCCCCACCGCCAGGGCCAGCTTGCGGGTATAGGCCCGGACGGTCTCGAGCTGTTCGGGGCTTAGGGAGACGGGCGGCAGGATGGTGGCCGAGTCGCCGGAGTGCACCCCGGCCCGCTCGATGTGCTCCATGATGCCGGCTACCACCACCTGCTTGCCGTCGCAGAGCGCGTCTACATCGAGCTCGAGCGCGTTTTCCAGGTACTCGTCCAGCAAAATCGAGGGCCGCTCAGTCAGGGCGGCGTAGATGCCGTTCAGGTACCAGTAGAGCTCTTCGGGGCTGTGCACAACCTGCATGGCCCGCCCACCCAGCACGTAGCTGGGCCGGGCCATCAGGGGATAACCCAGGGCCTCGGCCAGCTTGAGGGCTTCTTCGGGGGTGCGGGCTACCGCGCCTTTGGGCTGGGGGATGCCCAGCTCGGTGCAGAGCTTATTGAACTCGGCCCGGTCTTCGGCCCGGTGGATGGCCTCCCACGGGGTTCCTAGCAATTGAACCCCGGCCTCGGAGAGCTTTTTGGCCAGTTTGAGGGGAGTCTGGCCGCCCAGGGTGGCAATGACCCCCAAAGGCTGCTCGTGCTCAACCAGATTAAGCACGTCTTCCAGAGTGAGCGGCTCGAAGTAGAGGCGGTCGGCGGTGTCGTAGTCGGTGGAGACCGTCTCGGGGTTGGAGTTGACCATGATGGTCTCGTAACCTGCATCGCGCAGCGCCCAGACCGCGTGCACGGTGGCATAGTCGAACTCCACCCCCTGCCCGATGCGGATGGGGCCGCTGCCCAGGATGACCACCTTGGGTTTGTCGGTTGGGCGAACCTCGTCCTCGAGCTCATACGCACTGTAGTGGTAGGGGGTGTAGGCCTCGAACTCGGCGGCGCAGGTGTCCACGGTCTTGTAGACCGGCCTGGAGCCCGCGGCCAGGCGCTCTTTGCGGGCCATCGTTTCCGAAACCCCCATCAGTTCGCCCACTTGCGCGTCGGATAGCCCTAGGCTCTTCACAAAACGCCAGTCCTCGGCGTCTTCCAGGCGGTTCTGCTCGGTCTGTAGGTCGTGCTCGGCGTCCACCACCTCTTTAAGCTGGGTCAGGAACCAGGGCTCGATTCTGGTTTTATCGTAGAGGTGGTCTACCTGTTCGCCCCG from Meiothermus cerbereus DSM 11376 encodes:
- the carB gene encoding carbamoyl-phosphate synthase large subunit, whose protein sequence is MPARTDLKKILIIGSGPITIGQAAEFDYSGTQAVKALRSVGYQVVLVNANPATIMTDPELSEGTYLEPLTVEFLEKIIATERPDALLPTLGGQTALNLSMALHEQGILAKYGVELIGANAAAIKKGEDREAFQQAMIKIGVDVPRGKMVHSLEEGLAFAREITGYPVVVRPSFTLGGTGGGIAENEPEFIEILTRGLSLSPTHSALVEESIVGWKEYELEVMRDKNDTVVIITSIENVDPMGVHTGDSITVAPAQTLSDVEYQKMRDAAIAIIREIGVETGGSNIQFAIDPKSGRMIVIEMNPRVSRSSALASKATGFPIAKIAALLAVGYTLDEIPNDITRKTPASFEPTIDYVVTKIPRFAFEKFSTLPNLNPGGFSDRLGTQMKSVGEVMAIGRTFKESFGKALRSLEADVRAEFSSYTTEELEARLYPSPTRIYAILELLRRGEQVDHLYDKTRIEPWFLTQLKEVVDAEHDLQTEQNRLEDAEDWRFVKSLGLSDAQVGELMGVSETMARKERLAAGSRPVYKTVDTCAAEFEAYTPYHYSAYELEDEVRPTDKPKVVILGSGPIRIGQGVEFDYATVHAVWALRDAGYETIMVNSNPETVSTDYDTADRLYFEPLTLEDVLNLVEHEQPLGVIATLGGQTPLKLAKKLSEAGVQLLGTPWEAIHRAEDRAEFNKLCTELGIPQPKGAVARTPEEALKLAEALGYPLMARPSYVLGGRAMQVVHSPEELYWYLNGIYAALTERPSILLDEYLENALELDVDALCDGKQVVVAGIMEHIERAGVHSGDSATILPPVSLSPEQLETVRAYTRKLALAVGVKGLINVQYALKDGVVYILEANPRASRTVPFVSKAIGHPLAKYAALIAVGKTLDELGFTQDPTPGFYSVKEVLIPWLKFPGVIPVLGPEMRSTGESMGIDTDPYLAYYRAELGVGQHLPLSGKVRFIGADHLKADWMAAGFEVCEGDYDLLVALTPDPELRRAVETGKPFITTLEGARWSLEAIKRARSSNLPVRSLQSWHTA